From the Methanobacterium sp. BAmetb5 genome, the window ATGAAATATTTCTGGTGGATAATGCTTCCCCTGATGACAGCTTGGAAAGACTGCAGAAAGACTTTGCCCGAGAACAGGAAAACGGTTTAATCAAGTTCATTGCCAACAACAGAAATAGTGGTTTTGCCCATGCCAATAACCTGGCCCTGAAGAAGAGCAATGCCAGATATGTCTTATTACTTAATTCAGATACCGTAATCCTTAATAATGCTCTTGCTAAATGTATCAATCACATGGAGGAAGATTCCAGTATAGGAGCTTTAGGGTGTAAGGTGGTCCTGCCTGATGGTTCATTGGATAAGGCCTGTCGGAGAAGTTTTCCCACCTTCAGTGTATCATTTTACCGGATGGTAGGCCTTTCCCGACTTTTCCCTAAAAGTAAACGTTTCGGTAAATACAACCTGACTTTTCTGGATGAAAATCAAACATACGAGGTGGATTGTTTAGTTGGGGCGTTCATGCTGGTCAGATCTGAAGCAATCCAGGAGGTAGGTCTCCTGGATGAACAGTTCTTCATGTACGGTGAGGATATTGACTGGTGTTACCGTATTAAATCGGGTGGTTGGAAAATAGTCTACTACAGTGATGCGGAAATTGTCCACTACAAGGGGGGAAGTAATAATAACCAGGAAGAGCCACGTTTAATTCGCGAATTTTATCGTTCCATGTATTTATTCTACCATAAACATTACCGGGATAATTACTCTTTTATAATTACCGGGATCACTTACTTGGGGATTGGGAGTTTTTGTGGTTTAAAACTTATATTGAATCGTTTAAAGAATATTATATGAACCCCCTTTATGGGGTTCGCTTTAATTTGAGTGATTAAATGATCAGAGAAAATCAAAGAATCTTCAACATAGCCTTAGTAATTATTGATTTTACAGTCATCACCCTGGCTCTGGTCCTGGCATGGTACATCCGTTTTGCCACTGATCTTCTGGGTTTTGGCAGCAATGTGGGGGGATTCTACCACTACATACTACCTATTCTCCTGATTTTACCATCCTATATTTTCATTTACTATCTTCTGGGTCTATACACACCCCAAAGGACTAAAAAGACCATAACTTCAGAAGCGTTTAAGATCCTCCAGGCTAACGTTGTGGGCCTGTTTTTCCTTGTAACCATGCTGTTTGTACTGGAATTCACGGACTATTCTCGGTACATGCTGGCCATGTTTGGTATATTCAGCACAGTTCTATCCATCACTGAAAGATTCATAATAAGGAAGCTATTGCAGTATCTGCGTAGCAGACGGTATAACATCAAATACATTCTGGTCATTGGAACTGGGGAACTGGCCAGGAAATTTTCCGAGGTAATCATCCAGAATGAATACTTGGGATATGATATCATGGGATTCCTAGATGAGAACCATTCCCGGGCTGATTTTCTTAATGGTTTTAAGATTTTAGGTACAGTTGAAGATCTGGAAGATGTACTGTCTAACAACTTGGTGGACCGGGCGGTTATAACCCTTTCTCATGACAACTACAATCTCCTGGAGTGGGTGGTGGAAACCTGTGAAAAGTGTGGAGTGCGTGCTGAGATCATACCCTCCTATTACAGTTACATGCCCACCAAACCATACCTGGATGTCATCGAAGGCATTCCTTTGATCCAGATTAGGCACATAC encodes:
- a CDS encoding undecaprenyl-phosphate glucose phosphotransferase, which gives rise to MIRENQRIFNIALVIIDFTVITLALVLAWYIRFATDLLGFGSNVGGFYHYILPILLILPSYIFIYYLLGLYTPQRTKKTITSEAFKILQANVVGLFFLVTMLFVLEFTDYSRYMLAMFGIFSTVLSITERFIIRKLLQYLRSRRYNIKYILVIGTGELARKFSEVIIQNEYLGYDIMGFLDENHSRADFLNGFKILGTVEDLEDVLSNNLVDRAVITLSHDNYNLLEWVVETCEKCGVRAEIIPSYYSYMPTKPYLDVIEGIPLIQIRHIPLDNSFNRFLKRCFDLILVLPAIVILSPLLILVAFLVKLSSSGPVIFQQERLGLDKKSFQMYKFRSMKVQDEEKEKFHWTTEDDPRKTGFGSFIRRTSIDELPQFFNILKGEMSLIGPRPERPHFAEKFKEEIPKYMVKHHVRPGMTGWAQVNGYRGNTSIKKRIEHDIYYVENWTTTLDVKIFFKTLINLFRDENAY
- a CDS encoding glycosyltransferase family 2 protein; translation: MDLSIIIVNYQTYKLTKQTIDSIISKDHPFKYEIFLVDNASPDDSLERLQKDFAREQENGLIKFIANNRNSGFAHANNLALKKSNARYVLLLNSDTVILNNALAKCINHMEEDSSIGALGCKVVLPDGSLDKACRRSFPTFSVSFYRMVGLSRLFPKSKRFGKYNLTFLDENQTYEVDCLVGAFMLVRSEAIQEVGLLDEQFFMYGEDIDWCYRIKSGGWKIVYYSDAEIVHYKGGSNNNQEEPRLIREFYRSMYLFYHKHYRDNYSFIITGITYLGIGSFCGLKLILNRLKNII